A single region of the Mechercharimyces sp. CAU 1602 genome encodes:
- a CDS encoding alpha/beta hydrolase, producing MEEISFYNRIGQRLVGTYYPKQTKKMIILVHGFVSDKSSDGRFEQIAECFAQDFAVLRFDASGCGESGEGIVTVASRVRDLNAALSWALSHGYDQLALYGHSLGSRICLEAVIPQVKAMVLTGALTGPMLYDWDTVLDVSELEQLQREGYTSLRRESLRWRKEMFIEWQSLYDFAQIEQEQLLTPIQCPVLIIHGNGDEEERALTHLSQSALHFLPASAQLHIIEGAKHHFYGFIQPIAQQALAWYRRWM from the coding sequence ATGGAAGAAATATCATTTTATAATAGGATCGGACAACGTTTAGTGGGAACGTACTATCCAAAGCAGACAAAGAAAATGATCATATTGGTTCATGGCTTTGTTTCTGACAAATCCTCCGATGGGCGTTTTGAGCAAATAGCGGAGTGTTTCGCGCAAGATTTCGCGGTGTTAAGATTTGATGCTAGTGGATGTGGGGAGAGTGGTGAAGGTATCGTAACAGTAGCTTCTCGTGTGCGAGATCTTAATGCTGCTCTATCATGGGCTTTAAGCCATGGTTACGATCAACTAGCACTATATGGGCACAGCTTGGGAAGCCGCATCTGTTTGGAAGCGGTTATTCCCCAGGTCAAAGCGATGGTATTAACGGGTGCTCTCACCGGTCCTATGTTGTACGATTGGGATACGGTTTTAGATGTATCAGAATTGGAACAGCTACAACGGGAGGGGTATACTTCGCTCCGTCGAGAATCGTTACGTTGGCGCAAAGAAATGTTCATTGAATGGCAAAGTTTATATGATTTTGCTCAAATAGAACAAGAACAGTTGTTAACTCCCATCCAATGCCCTGTACTCATCATTCATGGAAATGGCGATGAAGAAGAAAGGGCGCTTACCCACCTTTCACAATCTGCTCTTCATTTTCTCCCGGCTTCTGCACAACTACATATTATTGAGGGGGCAAAGCATCATTTTTACGGATTTATCCAGCCAATAGCTCAGCAAGCCCTTGCTTGGTATCGACGGTGGATGTGA
- the ytfJ gene encoding GerW family sporulation protein — protein MAEHPIQGLMTTAMENIKQMVDVNTIIGDPVETPEGSVIIPVSRVGFGFAAGGSEFKGGGGGSSKEEDGGDGGGSSEKGGSSSEQLPFGGGSGGGMSISPVAFLVVNNKGVRILNMDSSTHLYDRLLDAAPGLMDRLQGMVKSSKKDDKCQEPKNDI, from the coding sequence ATGGCCGAGCACCCCATACAAGGTTTAATGACAACTGCGATGGAAAATATTAAGCAGATGGTTGATGTAAATACAATTATCGGGGATCCAGTGGAAACACCAGAAGGAAGTGTTATCATCCCTGTATCCAGGGTTGGCTTTGGTTTTGCCGCAGGCGGAAGTGAGTTTAAAGGCGGCGGAGGCGGTTCTTCCAAAGAAGAAGATGGTGGAGATGGAGGAGGTTCCTCCGAAAAGGGAGGATCTTCTTCGGAACAACTTCCTTTTGGCGGAGGGAGTGGGGGTGGCATGTCTATCTCCCCTGTTGCTTTTCTGGTTGTTAATAATAAAGGGGTTCGCATTCTTAATATGGATAGCTCCACCCACCTCTACGATCGCCTGCTCGATGCAGCCCCCGGATTGATGGATCGTCTGCAGGGCATGGTAAAGTCGAGTAAAAAAGATGATAAGTGTCAGGAGCCGAAAAACGATATTTAA
- a CDS encoding DUF2953 domain-containing protein: protein MKIILLIGGVLFLLLILLLFTSVRLHLIYRRVGEDDRADLTILLLWGLIRFRYDLPSLNLSSQGNIEVRTEKTNASATKKEETWKDRITAGTVVRLRGQFKRMQEDVVGLSDIIKRFLNHMYCERLMWHTRIGTGDAAETGVLTGMGWGIKTTLISVIRLYIEWDCEPDLQLVPHFNEAILETDLECMIRFRVGQAILMGIRLVRYSRKGGNLEWPSTPYKV, encoded by the coding sequence ATGAAAATCATTCTCCTTATTGGAGGGGTATTGTTCTTATTGTTAATACTCTTGCTGTTTACATCGGTTCGCCTGCACCTCATATACCGGCGGGTGGGTGAAGATGACCGTGCTGATCTGACGATTTTATTATTGTGGGGATTGATTCGCTTTCGGTATGATCTACCTTCGCTCAATCTTTCATCACAAGGGAATATTGAAGTGCGTACGGAGAAAACAAACGCCTCAGCAACAAAAAAGGAAGAAACATGGAAGGATCGCATCACAGCAGGGACAGTGGTACGCCTTCGAGGTCAATTTAAGCGCATGCAAGAAGATGTGGTTGGCTTATCCGATATTATTAAACGCTTTTTGAATCACATGTACTGTGAGCGATTGATGTGGCATACGCGTATCGGGACAGGGGATGCAGCTGAAACGGGTGTTTTGACGGGAATGGGATGGGGAATCAAAACAACGCTCATCAGCGTAATTCGCTTATACATAGAATGGGATTGCGAGCCAGATCTGCAGCTTGTTCCACACTTTAATGAAGCGATATTAGAAACGGATCTGGAGTGTATGATCCGTTTTCGTGTCGGGCAAGCTATCCTCATGGGAATTCGTCTCGTACGATATTCACGCAAAGGGGGAAATCTGGAATGGCCGAGCACCCCATACAAGGTTTAA